GTAGCCctactttattttgtttgttatcCTCCATCTTTTCTGGTTGTGTACTCTCAGGCCAAATTGGAAATTTGTTCAGTTCAGGCACCCGGTTAACTGCTAAATCCCACAACCTCTACCAAGTATGTTTAGCATTGACAAGTTGCAAAATCACTGTACTGCTTTTCCAGTCAATAACCAATATAGTACTCCATCAGAACTTACTTGACTAGGAATGGAGTAAAGAGCAGTTGATTGTCTTCCCGTTATTTTCTGAACTTGCATCCCAAGCCTTTTCGGAATGCTATCTTTCAAAGGAGCCAAGATATCACTGTACTGCTTTTCCAGTGCTTTTATAATGGCTCGTTCCACATTTGCAACAGCCTTATGAAAAGAAACATATAACATGGTAGAAATATGAGAGCTTAGCTGTATGAATATGTGCAAGTAAATACAGCCAGACATAAAACAAGTTTCTGAATTTATAAATGTGTCTCTGTGTGCATGAATGCGAGTGTGCTTAGTCGTATTCGAGGCTTGTGAAACAAATGGAAATCAGAACTCACATTCTCCACTATTAATGAATATTGAGGCCATCGGTTCATCACAACTTCGTACTCAAtaagcatttctttgattttctcaTACATCTCCTCAGCAAATGGTGAGGTAGAATGATTAGTAAGAACTCCAGACCATGGAACCTGTAATGAGGATTTTAGTCAAATTATTCAGTTTGTTGTTGAATTGGGTCGACAAGTTTATCTAGACCAAGGAAACAATACTGTCTAATTCAATCGACTAGGATGACAAGAATCGATCTCTAAGTAAATGGCTTGGATATTATTCTTAGGAGGTACCTTCTCTGCTTTGCAAAGTTCAAGTAAGTTGAGCTGCATATCCTGTATCCAAACCATTATATAATCGTGGTACAAATTTCTGGCCTCTACCCCACCATGCATTGGACTGAAGGATACAGGAGGTATAGCATGAGAAAGAGAGCTTCGAATTTTACATGGAAATAAAGTACATGTCAATAACAAAATTCCCACACCTGACATTCCACGATTCAAGATTCCTTTGGAAATCAGCAGTCGCTATCAAAAGTTCATTTACATGTGACTGAGGGCTCGACGGAGGCCATGTAGCAAGAAAACCTCTAAGCCTCTTGCACAACTCAGTGCTGTAGACAGCTGCGGTGATACTTGATAGGTCAATCGAACTGAAAAGGGGCGAATACATGTTATAAGATAGAACTTCATCATCAGATTGAATGTGTTAAATGATAGTTTTCATTATCCATGCCTACCTACAATCAAGTAGTCCAAGGATAGATATTGGAGCTAAGAGCagttttcctttaaaaaaaataataataataaagttgtccaACTTGGCAAAAAAGCTTAGTGAAGCTAACCAATCGATAATGAGTGTCTCTTACCTGGGGAGTATGTGCTGATTGTTGATCTTAATATCTGCCTGAATTTCATTGACTAAGTTTGTGCAAAGGTTCTTCATCTTCGAATATGCTGTGGTGATTGTAATGGAATCAATAAGAAAACTGTCAGAATTATTTGACACAAATTCATCAGTCTCTAACATGTGCTTCCGGCACCTCTTTGCTGCTGCTGCCTGCAAACATATGAAGAATTGTGAAGAATTAGATGTGTACTGTGGATATCAGGTTCATATTGCATGTTTATAAACATTCAAAATGTGGTCCTCTGATGTGGGACACTATTAATGGGAATTTGTCTCACCTGTAGATAGTTTCTCAACATTGACTGTGCATCTTGAGAAAGTATATCATGAAGAAGGATGAATATTTGCACAGCAGGCGCTAAAGCTGGTGCAGCAACCTCTGGTGTGGAACCAAAAGTATCAGCTAAACCAGTTGGAGAGTTCTCATCCAATGATTTGTAGTTCTCAAAGACTGTTTCCAAGAGACTCTCAACTTGGGTTTCACAATCCAGCAATATACTTTTCTGTGGGAGTCAAGAGTCAAGACAAAGAAGTGTGTTATGTTAATGAGTAAGAACAAGGGGCATGGAAAATGTAGTTCAGAAAATTGGTTATATATAGGGTTTACAAGCCATGCACTCCAGCCTAACAATTTTTAGGAGTTCGCCAACCTTGTCACTGTTAGTAATACGAAAAATATGTTTATTTTAATTTCACAATAGTGGTTCAATGACGTGTAAAGCATTTCATGTTATATCTCACAGTTTATGTTCAAGATTTAACTATCAAGATTTAACTACCTGTTTACTTTTTTTCCATTGGCTACTATGAAGCAAAGAATCCCACTTGGGAGCATGTAACTGTAAAAAGTTTATTGGCTTAACATGTCATCATAAGGAGTTTCACTCCTAGAAAATGTTGGCTAAATAAGATCTACATGTACAAAGTGTGTAGTGATTACAGAAATCACGGATGTGTGGTGGTTTGAAAAGGCTTACCTCTTGTCTAGTTAGGCTCTTTCCAGTCCTGGCCTCCATAATGGGCTCAAGCAACTCGTACACAAGCTCTAAGCAATCTTCTGTAGGAGTTGCCACATTCATGACATATGAAAGATATCTGCAACGATCAAAAGTTGAGTGAAATTTGCAAGGAAACACATGAAGCAGTGAAGCATGAACCAAATATTTGTAAACATGGTGGGAAATGGAAATTGATCTTTGAAGTACCTTAGCTTACTGTAAGAATCTGAAACTCCATAGTAGTCAGCAAACTCGAGCAACAGCCATTTCCAAGAACCTTCTGTTCTCAAGTTTCGTGCATGAAAATGTTGTCCACGCATGGCAGCCTCCAGCAACAGATCATATGCCAGGGTTTCCACAATAGGTCCACTCTGTTATTATGTTTGAATTACAAAGATAAGGTACCTCTTAGGACCAACAAGAAACAAATCATGTGCATGGACATGCTAATTCTCCATTTATCTTCAGTAGCTACTCATTGAAAAACCAGATGAAACTATGACTGGAGAAGAAAATGTTTCACATAGGAGGCTACCAATAGTAAGTCATACTCCAATCTATGCATACATGATATTCACTTCGATGCCGATCAAGGTCGATTCAAAGAAACCCATGTACACATACACATGACAAAACCCACGTGATTATCCAGAAAGCAATGATTTCACATTTCTAAACATCAGCTAACATCTTCAAGTAAATTAAGTTACTGTCTGATTTTTTTGATTGAGTTATGATTGGTTTGCACCCATGGGGGAAAAAATTAGGTGcaaaaaaatgacacaaaactAGTTGAGCTAGATGGTTGTGCTGACAATTGAGTTCATTAGGAAAATCCAAACCTTGATGTGGGCAGTCTCGTCACATCTAATTGTACTACCAATGGAGAGCTGGATCTTTCCAACACATTCCTGATCGTCATGGTAAATTGGCCACCACCGAATTCTGTCATTCTGCATGATTTGGATTACAGATAAGTTTAACAAGTAATATCTCATATGTTTAGAACCTCCATTTATTAGATTGTATAGTATTGGAACATACAGGATTGTCAGTCAAGGATGCAATTGGTATCACAGCTCGACCTTTAATAGTTTTCTTTGTATCCCGGACTTCCAGCAAAAGAGCATCACCTTGGTTATCTGGAAAACTGAAATTCATGCACATAGTAAGATATTCCCTTCAGTTAAACATTTGTCAAAACCAAGTGCAATGCTAAATCCTTTAAGCATGAGACTGCCTAAGAGGGAGTCCTAGACCAAGGATTTATAAAGggttaaaaagaaaacatttaaGAGGATGCATAGACCTAGTACACCTTAGGTCAGAGATCCTTACAAAGTCACAATGTAGCACTACCAAACAAAAGAATCATACACAATTCTATCTTCCTTTTAATCCATCAGTCAGACGAACTTCTCTGCCAAGTTTGGAAACCTTCCTCCAGCAGATTATCAGCTGTTGCttcagaaaatgcaaaaatatccATCTGATATTTAAATAAGCTACTTACAATTCATGCCTGGGAGATCTACCATGGAAGCTAGGAGATCtaccatggaagctatctatCTATTAAGGAGATTGATGGAAAAACATAGATCAAAGAAAaaggatctccatatggttttcatagacttagaaaaggcttatgatagggtgcctagagacatcatatgtttggttctggagagaaagggagtgaccaaagggtatatcgaggtgattagagacatgtatgaaggtgtcGTCACTACCATTCGATCACCAGTAAAgtaaggaaaatgagtgaattttcaatcacagtaggattgcatcaagggtcagccttgAGTCCGTACCTCTTTGCCCTTAGGTATGGATGAGTTGACTAGACAGTTTCAGAaggatatcccatggtgtatgatgtttgcagatgatatTGTCCTAGTGGATGAAACCGCAAAAGTGTTAATGCGAAATTAGAagtttggagggaagcattagagtcaaagcgttttcggataagtaggagtaaaacagagtatatggtgtgcaagtttagtggtaccaacAGTGCGCATGAAAGAAGAGTGGTGATGCAAAACCcggagataccaaagagtgaccATTTTAAGTATTTAGGCTTAATTATTAGTAAAGAAtgagagattgccgatgatgtgactCATAGGATctaagtggggtggctcaagtggaagAGCGCTACGGGTGTACTATATGACAAGAaggtacccacaaaattgaagggaaaattttatagAACTGCCATAAGTCCAGCGTTGGtttacgggacagaatgttggccgattaagaaacaacaggtgtgcaagatgagtgtagcggaaatgagaatgttaaggtggatgtgtggtaagactagacaagacaggattagaaatgaaacggttcgtgagatggtaggtgtagcacctatagaggagaagttgagagaaaataggctAATGTGGTTTGGGTATGTCTACCGTAGACttggagatgcagtagttaagagagcagaaAGGATAGTTTTGGGTAGCAACGCTATGGGGAGGggaagacctaaattgacattagatgttgttgTGCGCATAGATATGAGTCTAATAGGTTTGAGTGAACAAGTGGCCTTTGACAGAGCTTAATGgaaaaaaatgattcatgtagccgacccaattgattgagacataaggctcggtttggtttggtttacttACAATTCATGGTAATCTCCAGTTCCAGGCCTCAAGCAGATAGAAGATCCTGGTTCCACTTGACTATCTTCGAGAGAACTCTTCAGGTGAAATAGGCATGACAATCGCTCTGCAAACATGCAATGGATAGTCAATCAGCTAATTGAAAAGCAATTCAGTTGAGAAGTGAAGAGATGTTACACACCCAAAGTGGAGTAGCCTTCGAAGACTCCTTCCGAAAGATATATTTTTCTCCACCTATATACAGACTCTTGGACATAGAAAAGGTGTATACTATTAGATATTTTGGTATCTAGTACTTAAATTGGATATCCACCAGGAAACATCCGCAGAGtattattttctgttttcctaTCTAGGTTCATGACTATGTAATCCTTTTAAAGACTTACTTTTCACTGCTTATCAGAGTACTTATTCGGATAAAAAAAGATGAGTACATCTTATTTGATTATTTGTTGCCACTAGAAGGTAGAGATGAATAACATAACATACTTTGCCACTAAAAGGAAGAGGTGAATAGCATAtcaaagcaaaaagaaaaaaaaaatgtgtcaaGAACCACAAACCTTCCGATGCCACTGAAAGGGAGGCAATTCCAAGAGAATTGATGCTAGTTTTCACAAGTGATGAAACATGACGGACATATTCTGTGCCGACTTGCATATAGATTGTACTTGAGTATGTGCTCTTAAGCTTCCTCCTTGGTATTATGCGCAGCTTTTTCACTGCCAACAATTATGTGGCAAATTTAGATTGCTTCAAGTTAACAGTCGACCAAAAGAAGACTGTTTTCCTTAATTGTCACCACCAATAGATGTACGAGAACCAAAACATGTGCATAAAACCTTTAACAAATTGAGAACTGAAATCATCACAACTACGTACTAGGTACCACAAAATGCAACTCAAAGTATGAAAAAACTTGGTTCCACAAATGAAAAACACAATAGACAAATGTGAAACTCTCTTTGATATGGCTTCAAGATATTATATCAATGCATAACGAGTGAGTTTAGCAATAGAATCTGTGTAGTTAGAAGCATACCTTCAACTCTGACCTTTCCAACTATTTTCTTTACTTTCAAAGGGCATGATTGTTCTGTATTTGCAGTATCAATCCTTCCCAATGATTGAACACCTCGAGGTTGCAATAAAAGTTTGTGGAGCCTGTTTTATCATTAACATTCAAACATCTCCATTTAGACTTAAGAATTACTAGCATTCGAAAAAGATGACCACCAAAAGGAAATCGTGATGATAGACTTCACTAGTACATTAGAAAGGTAACATACCCAAATGCACTCCGGAGAACCAAGCACTCATCGTGTAGGAACTCAGGTGCCTCCATGCAGCCTCTTGCCCAGGCATTTAAGCAAAGGCGAATGCATGCATCATAAGCTATTAGAGTTTGCCATGCATTTTGACCACTGCCAGAGAGGAGAAGAGCAACTTTAGATGTCAAAGTCTCAAAATGGTTATATTAAAAGATCCCATTCAGATTACAGAATCGGAATTGTTTGACTTTGGAAAATTGATTGAGTGCAGCCCCACACAACACTGAGAGTAGACTTCTGTGATTTGACCCTCAAGATTCCATGGGCGCCACAACTGCTTGGAGGGTCAATACCAAAACTATATTCAATGACTATCCACAAATTCATTATCCACAAGGCTATAGTAACCATATCTTTTCACAACATCTTAGTTGCCGTCTGACATGGCATACCCACAATGTATGGACATTGAATAGTTTTATTTCCCAAAAGTGGTACTTGGGACACCTTATGCTTAGCATTGTTGATGTGACATATCAGACGATAAACAAGATTTGGTAAATATATGGACAttgaataggttttttttttttgggtaagtaacaTTGAATAGTTTTGTGTCCCAAAAGTAGTATTTGGGAACCCCTCATACTAAGCGTTGTTGATATGACTGACATATTAGACGATAAACAGGATTTGGTACGAAAATGAGGTCACTATGATGTTGATGATTTCCAGATATTAATCAAACAGGTTCTCCCAACTCTAGAGACTACTCAGTTTCTGcagaaaaactaataaaagcaTTAATCTCCTTTGCTTAAAGATGACCGAATAGACCCATTTGCCACTCTGGGCTGGGCCATATGCATATATGCTCCTACTAACGTCAGTAGTTGTATGATCATAACTATCTAGAGTACAGTTGATGCAGAAGTCgggcaaaaaacaaaagtacctACTCTGACCAGTAACTAAGAAGTAACTACTCTGGCAGTACAATCTCCAGATAAAGTGAAcaataagaaaaatagaaaaaacatgGATCATACCTGGTGTCATAATAGGGTGAATTATCACACAAGTTGGTTTGCCCATAAGAGCCCAGTGCTTCCTTATCTCCAGctacttttttgttttccctgTAAAATAGAAACACTGTGAAAAAATATTATGCAGAAAACAACTCAAGACGGTTTTACATGCAAAAATATCATGATCGGTCATTTCCTATACCTCTCAACATGTTCTTCTTTCGTAGATTTTACTCTCCAGTCAGAGGAGACCTCTCTATTACCGTGGAAACGATCTGCTGATTCATTAGATATTGGCATCTCATCACCAAAACTTCTCTCCCTTCCATTCAAGCCTCCAGAATCTTCTCTTGGTTCACTTTCAGCTCCAGAACTGTTTTCCTCTCTCCCAATATCAACAATTGGAGGTGCACTTGGCGTTCCCAAGTCAACCACATTATTCTGGATACTGTCACTAATGGGAGTACCCTgcaattacaatcaaatcaatTAGACAGCAGACTACAAATCCTTGTCATATTGAATCTATCAATTTCTAGTTTATTGGGCTTATGGAAATCAAAATCTTACATATGCATTGTGCAACTGAACTTTTTCGCGCAGTTGACAGCTGCCACCTCCTACTGTTTTCTGATATGCACCTCCTCCAAAACCCAACTCACCATCGGTAAATCTCCTGTAATTTCCTGGCACTTCAACCCGAAGACCCTCCTTCAAAACCCCTTTATTCAAGCTAGACACTTTATGGTTCAACTTTGTGTTCAACTTTGAACCAAACATTTCTTCATCGTACCGTTTCTCAACTGGCTTTTCCAGATACTCAACATCACTATATCTCAAACTCCCCTCCTCCGAATAATTCCAGCCGGAATCGGCCCCACCCGAATCATCTGGGGCCGAGGCCACActctcatcatcatcttcttcttcttcctcattgCTATCCAGACTAAGAGTGGCCGGATTACGAGGTCCGAGTAGGCCAGAGTGGAATTTCAATGGGGGCAAAACATGGGTAGACTTGTAAGTTGGACTATTGAAAGCAAGGGGTGATCTCGGTAAGGGGAATGGAAGACCGATTTTTTCGGTTAATGGCGATCGAGCATGGTTCTGTTCAACCTCAGATCCCTGCATGTAAAGTTTCCCTATTTAAGTCGTGATTCAAACCCCTATGAAACAGAAACAACTATGATCCAATGCCACGGTATTTGTGtatttgagtgtgtgtgtgtatgtgtgatGAACAATTTCGAAAGAAAAGCGAAGAGTTTATGTATTTTGGTACCTGTTTGATCCAGTTGATTGCGCTTTGGTCTAGACCCTCGGTGAACATCTTTCCAGGGtttggggagggagagagagagaggtaaggAGCTGGGTTAAGGTTTCTGGAGAAGTGAGACAAGAAGAGCGCGTTGAGGCCAGTGGGTGCCACCTAACGATAACGGCTAGTTTTGACAAGAGTGATGATGCAGACACGAGACACGAGACACGACCCCTTAACGTTAATTACAACTTGCCCCTTAAactatcatattttttaattgtacCCCTTCATCTTACTATCATATGGTATCACTTAGCCCATTCTATCACTCTTCTATCCTGATTTGAGCGTTTGTAATTAGTATCCCTTGTTACACAATGTTACGAACAAAAAGATTTTGCTAAACTATGGGAAcccccttcaaaaaaaaaaaaaatactattgaaAGCTTGATTTCAATAAAGGGTATGGTTCACCtaatttaactttttaaaaaacaataaatattagTGATGTTTAAtacggagtaattttttgttggtattttgttaatttttttcaaattgttcatttcatgaaaagaactaaaaaaagtataaaactaCAGACTTGGTTGAAAAATGTCCAGAAATGGACATGATGTTTTTACTATGAGAGTTGGTCATGCCTCAAATCTAATTCGGTTTGAATCTTCGGTGGAAAAAGGATAACTTGaagaaattttacaaaataaacaatttagACAATCTAAACGAACTTTCCACGAGTCCGTAGATGGAACACACAACAGTTGAGTTTGCCAAATTGACCGGAGGCCAACtcctttttcaaaagaaaggaGTCGAAGGACAAAGTGAGAGAGACTCGAGATACAGGCTACTTAGGTTCTTGATTCATCGGTAGGATTGTGAACGAACCGAGCTAGTCGCAAGCAGTttgtggctcggatcattaaagcTCAACTCGACACATTTAGTAATTGAGCCTAGTTCGAGCTAAAATTACCAAATTCAACACTCAAAAACTCGGCTTACTAAAACTCAGCTCGTTTATAgaggctcgttaagtaaattaaCCTGGACTAGCTGAGCTCAAGCTCaattttttcagtttatttggTTATCGAGCCTAACTCAAACACTATAAAACTCGCCTTGACTCGTTCTCATCCCAATTCAGAATCATCGGCAGGCTGGACCGGGTCTCTTTTTGGGCCCAAAGTGAAAAATCCAAACCCATCATGTGGAAAATGGACTCAATTGACAGTAGATGGATCCGATCACAATAGGCAGGCACATGGAGGAGTAAAAGCCGTTGATTTCTTCGGTGATGCTGCGATTTCTGAAGCGGTTGAACCCCGCGCGAAGTGCTTCCGCCGTAACTGGCAGTTGTAGTAGTAGATGGATCAGAAGAAGCAAGCACACGGTGGTGATGAGCTTTGGGGACGGAAGCCAAGGGGCGCTGGGACTGGCCACCTCCGCCGTAGGAATGGGCGGCGACGCCTATGAACCCACCCCTGTGCCTGGACTACCCTCCGACGTTTCCAATATCAGTGCGGGTCACTACCACTCCCTCGCCGTCACCAGTCAGGGTGAGGTCTGGGCTTGGGGCCGCAACATCGAAGGTCAGCTCGGCCGCGGCCTTCTCGCTCCtaggtcctctctctctctctctctctctctctctctctctaaagacacacacacatagatacGTGGGAAATGCTATAATACACACCTCTCTAGTTGGGCATGTTGTACGCATTCTTTTGAATCGCTTTTGAGTTCATGACGTTTCTTATTTAATTCATAACATTGGCGCAGAAATTTTTAATATTGTgtaaaaattcataacatttataTGCTATGAAATTCATAACCCTTGTTAAtaatttcaaaacattttttagcattttttatgAAAGTTACCTTTAAATTTTTACATTATGTGTTATGAACTTAAGGCAACTTAAGGGTGCATATCGGGATGCAGTGTAGcatttttggttcttttttatTGTGCTGTAACCTATTTTGCTTTTTTAGCTTAGTTGCACCACTGTTGTTTGATACTATTGACTAGGTTGAGTTGGACATTGCATTTGTACGATTTACCGACAAAATTTGTAACATTCGTAAGACGATCATCATGGGATGTATTCTGAACTTTAGGAAAGTCCTTTTTAACAATATAAACAAAGAGACAATATAGTTTCATAGTGATGTCCAGTTTAGCAAAGTGAATGCTCACATTATTTTCGGTTTCCTAGTTTAGCAACGGTAATGATCAACTTAATGGAGTAAGGAATCTGACCAAAAATAGACTTTTGATCTGAAGGTGCTCCAATGGTGATTGCTGGTACCGAAATGGGATGTTAGGAGTTCTATGAACTGTTGGAGAAACATTAGAATTCTGACCTAAATAGACTTTTGGGCATTGAATGGAACATCTCGTCGAGGTGTTTTCCTCTGTGTAATGTGGGGATTTGGATGTAGGCATGTGGCTCTGCCCTTCTGATTGTGTTGTGTTCTGGTAGCCTTGCTATAGTTAAGGTTTTGATGGATGCTTTGTTGGCTGTTTTGTGGTTCTTCTAGTTTGTCTCTGTTGTTCTTTGTGGGGGTATGCCCCTTAGAACCTGTAATTGGTTTTGATTAATAATTTAATTTAccttaaaaaaaacttaatggGGTAATGTGAATTGGCAAGTTTGACATATTTGCAGCTGAGCTTTGAGTTGGTTAAGTGTTTTGAGTACTTACAAAGTATGTAACGTTCTTGCAATTTCCCTGTCCCGACTTGAGCACCGTGTATGTCCATCTTTCATGCATGTGCATGGCTACTTCATGAGGTCCTCTTAGCTAGATCTTCTCTAGTTTCTTTAGTAGTTTTCTAGAAGGATCCTTCATTTTCTTGGCATTAGAAATCTTATTGAGCAGCTTTTGTATGTAGACAAGCTATCACTACAGTCCAGTTTAGACTTCACTCGTTAAACCACTTGATCAAAGGAGCCTTTCCCAGTTAGGTTGTTGAATCTTCACTACTGTATTGGGAACAGCTTTTTCCCATGTTGGTGTGacctcttcttttttggtaagtaattgGTTTGATAAATTTCCCCTCCAATGATGATCTcaaatctcttcttttttcccagGCTTCTACTATTTGTTGCAATATTTTCTCAGCCGTATTAAGTCGTTTTAAGTTTTTTTGTATTATCGGCACTGACCATCAAACATGCTTTCTTTTGGTTCCTGAATGGAAAAGCTGTTTGATGAAGcagaattcacgagagactagttagcgtactagtccaaacgagataaacttgtcgcaacgagcaaatcttgcgcacaagaaagaaagagagaatctctgcaatattattgattaaaagcttaataattgaataggttacaaccttatttatactagtagaGAAATCCTATCTTAGGTAGGAATCTAGTAAGACAATTTCTTGCTAGTCAAGAAattataaagaagaaaataaaggactTATAAAATcctaaaaggaaataaaataaaattcctaaaagaaatcctaaatcatgccaaaacaggAAGATTAAAAACGTGCAAAACAGGTAGCACAATAAGATTTCCtaataatataatttcaaaaataaaattctaattctaaataagattttagattcttatttttataattctggaatcataaaaataagaataaaatcttTCAGaatcttgtcctacatcacTGTCATATTTGTGGGTGATAGAGATGAAGACAAATTGATGGGCTCATGGAGTTCACTGCGGGAAAGATTCTTTTTTCAGAGTTAATTTACTGACTTCTTTTATCCGGCTTTTTGGTGGCAGAGAATCGTGGAATGAACCCAAGAGAGTGGAAGGGTTGGACCAAGTAAGAGTTCGAGCTGCATTTGCATCTGGTGTCATCTCTACAGCAATTGGAGATGATGGCTCTTTGTGGGTCTGGGGGAAGTCCAAGCGTGGACAGCTTGGTCTTGGAGAAGGAATCACAGAATGTGCTTCACCTTCCAAAGTTGAAGCACTTTCGGGAGAAGAGatagttaaggtggtcctttaATAATGCTTAAGGTAGAAAAATGTGCTGATGTCGCAATTGATATCTGATTAGCCAATTTAACCTTAGATTTGGATGGGTCCGTCTAGCACATGTGGAGTCATTTGTTTGAGGATGGATGTAAATTGAAACCTCTGTTCATCTTTGTCTAACAGGTATCTCTTGGTTGGGGACACGCTCTCGCTCAGACCAAGGATGGAAAGCTGTTTGGCTGGGGTTATTCAGCAGATGGTAGATTAGGACAGATGGGAAAGCCATTGGAGCCCTCTCCATTGGATTCAAGTAGTGATCTATCTAAAGCAACACAAGTCTCAAGTTCAGTTCTAGAAGCTGCTGAAAAGTTGGTAATGGAAGGAATGGAGAAGGAGAAAGACATGCCTATTGTCTGGGAGCCATGTTTACTTCAAGAACTACATGATTTTGAAGTTGTAGACGTGGCGTGTGGGTTTGACCATTCACTAGTTCTTTGCCGTAAGTACTAACTATCAAAACACGCATTTAGTCATTGATTGGTTCTCTGGAATGAGATCGCAATGGAATGTCTATTCCCTTGAAATGATGCTCATTCCTACGTTTGGAAAGCTAACAAATACTAACAGAATGTACCATTCCAAATAAAATCAGAAGATTCAGAACTCATTAGATGAATGGCCATCCTATTCAGAGGCCAACATTCTACTTCTCAAAATCATTCCAGTGAACCAAGCACACCTTAAGCATGTTACATTTATATACAGTTGCATTGGTGTTAATATTATTGGTTTGTTTCAGGTGATGGAACCCTATTGAGCGGTGGAAGCAATGTATATGGTCAATTGGACAGGGTGATTCAAGACTTGGGAATGCTTCCAGTTGACATAAAATTCCATCCTACTTCTATTGCATCAGGACTCGGGCATTGCTTGGCAATATGCC
The sequence above is drawn from the Rhododendron vialii isolate Sample 1 chromosome 6a, ASM3025357v1 genome and encodes:
- the LOC131329159 gene encoding uncharacterized protein LOC131329159, which translates into the protein MFTEGLDQSAINWIKQGSEVEQNHARSPLTEKIGLPFPLPRSPLAFNSPTYKSTHVLPPLKFHSGLLGPRNPATLSLDSNEEEEEDDDESVASAPDDSGGADSGWNYSEEGSLRYSDVEYLEKPVEKRYDEEMFGSKLNTKLNHKVSSLNKGVLKEGLRVEVPGNYRRFTDGELGFGGGAYQKTVGGGSCQLREKVQLHNAYGTPISDSIQNNVVDLGTPSAPPIVDIGREENSSGAESEPREDSGGLNGRERSFGDEMPISNESADRFHGNREVSSDWRVKSTKEEHVERENKKVAGDKEALGSYGQTNLCDNSPYYDTSGQNAWQTLIAYDACIRLCLNAWARGCMEAPEFLHDECLVLRSAFGLHKLLLQPRGVQSLGRIDTANTEQSCPLKVKKIVGKVRVEVKKLRIIPRRKLKSTYSSTIYMQVGTEYVRHVSSLVKTSINSLGIASLSVASEERLSCLFHLKSSLEDSQVEPGSSICLRPGTGDYHEFFPDNQGDALLLEVRDTKKTIKGRAVIPIASLTDNPNDRIRWWPIYHDDQECVGKIQLSIGSTIRCDETAHIKSGPIVETLAYDLLLEAAMRGQHFHARNLRTEGSWKWLLLEFADYYGVSDSYSKLRYLSYVMNVATPTEDCLELVYELLEPIMEARTGKSLTRQEKSILLDCETQVESLLETVFENYKSLDENSPTGLADTFGSTPEVAAPALAPAVQIFILLHDILSQDAQSMLRNYLQAAAAKRCRKHMLETDEFVSNNSDSFLIDSITITTAYSKMKNLCTNLVNEIQADIKINNQHILPSSIDLSSITAAVYSTELCKRLRGFLATWPPSSPQSHVNELLIATADFQRNLESWNVSPMHGGVEARNLYHDYIMVWIQDMQLNLLELCKAEKVPWSGVLTNHSTSPFAEEMYEKIKEMLIEYEVVMNRWPQYSLIVENAVANVERAIIKALEKQYSDILAPLKDSIPKRLGMQVQKITGRQSTALYSIPSQLGTFLNTIKRILDVLHCKVEDILKSWASYLPVVGDKKSLFGEQMNAITVLLRTKYKNYMQATVVELVNNMQANRNTRLKRILEETKEADGEAEVRERMQMLSSQLIDSISNLHEVFSSHIFIATCRGFWDKMGQVVLRFLEGRKENRVWYNGSYYALGILDDTFASQMQRLQGNSLQDKDLEPPRSIIEARSILCRDTTNATDSSTYLYI
- the LOC131329160 gene encoding ultraviolet-B receptor UVR8; the protein is MLRFLKRLNPARSASAVTGSCSSRWIRRSKHTVVMSFGDGSQGALGLATSAVGMGGDAYEPTPVPGLPSDVSNISAGHYHSLAVTSQGEVWAWGRNIEGQLGRGLLAPRESWNEPKRVEGLDQVRVRAAFASGVISTAIGDDGSLWVWGKSKRGQLGLGEGITECASPSKVEALSGEEIVKVSLGWGHALAQTKDGKLFGWGYSADGRLGQMGKPLEPSPLDSSSDLSKATQVSSSVLEAAEKLVMEGMEKEKDMPIVWEPCLLQELHDFEVVDVACGFDHSLVLCRDGTLLSGGSNVYGQLDRVIQDLGMLPVDIKFHPTSIASGLGHCLAICQIKRSEGTGESTGIVSWGWNQSSQLGREGPENLPLVVNELAAETPVSVSGGRAHSVALTSKGEVWVWGSGRNGRLGLGSSMDEAEPQLVDYLEGSEVLQAVSGFDHNLVLVAE